Within Paenibacillus sabinae T27, the genomic segment GGATGACGGCAGCCACGGCTTCAACGCCGTGAAATGGTACAACGTGAAGAAGCCGGGAAGCTTTGTCTTCGACGCCTACTTTGCCTGCATGGGCAACGCAATCGGCATGGCGATCGGAGCCAAGGTGGCCTCCCCGGAAGAAACAATATTTTGCATTACCGGCGACGGCTGCTTTATGATGCTCGGAACTGAAATAAATACCGCTGTTTGCAAAAATATCCCGGTGATTTTCATCGTAGTGAACAACATGCAGCTGGACATGGCTTTAAAAGGAATGGAAAAAACTACGGGCAGAATCGACGGAACGCTCTTTGAAGTCCCAATGGATGCCGTGAAATTTGCCGAATCGCTTGGAGCGACCGGATTCCGGTGCGAGACCCAGGAACAATTTGCAGCGGCTATTAGCGAAGCAATAGCTCTAAACCGCGTGGCTGTCATCGAACTATTGACCGATCGCGATGAGGTGCCCCCTACCGCACACCGTGTATTGAATTTGAATTAGATTACTAACGTCTAGGAGGCTTCTCATGATAGACAACATCAACAGCGGTCTTAAGCATTTCTCCAACCTTTCCGGCGACTATGGAGCCAAAGCGCTCGCTCCGATCAAAGAGCATTTTCCTGAACTGGCTGAATATATCATGGGCAATGCATATGGGGACGTTTTTCAGCGGACAACCATTGCAGCAGATTGGAAAGAGATCGTCGTGATTTCCGCTTTAATTTCGATGGGACAGTTCGATCAGCTCGGCGTTCATTATGTGATGGCGCTCAGCGTTGGCATGACCGTCGATCAGATCAAGGGCATTTTATTGCATCTGGTTCCCTGTGTCGGTGCTCCGAGAGTGATTACCGCATTTAATGTGCTCCTCGCAACACTAGAGGAAATCCAATAACTATCTCTCCGTCAAAATGTTACACAATTCGACTTTTTATTGCATAAATGAGAAATTTATGTTTATAATCAAGTTAAAATATCCCAATGCTAAGGTGATAATGTCGAATCTTGACGTTAAGAAATAGTTATGAAGGATATTCTCAAGTAACCGGCTGTGTAATACGCAGCCAAAGCGAGACGCTGAACTAATAAACTCTGGGAGAGATGAACACATGGGAAAATTTATTTTGAAGACGGATTCCGCCAAAAAAATCGTTAATATCGA encodes:
- a CDS encoding carboxymuconolactone decarboxylase family protein translates to MIDNINSGLKHFSNLSGDYGAKALAPIKEHFPELAEYIMGNAYGDVFQRTTIAADWKEIVVISALISMGQFDQLGVHYVMALSVGMTVDQIKGILLHLVPCVGAPRVITAFNVLLATLEEIQ